The following proteins come from a genomic window of Microbacterium lemovicicum:
- a CDS encoding acetamidase/formamidase family protein, whose amino-acid sequence MTSAFAVLQPGAGALPGDHYLPASPETVLWGRLPCAADAAVLTIRSGETVTIDTVSHEGILEDHGKDPLGYFTGQGVAPDAILEDAIAIAGGLSRDRAADGPHVVTGPIRIEGAEPGDLLRIVVVDLQPRVPYGVISNRHGRGALVGELPRGDSHVSVFTPVEERDGRLVGLLPAVDGGERTVAFPLAPFLGTMGVAVAGAERPHSVPPGSHGGNIDINLLVEGTSLYLPVQVAGALAYVGDPHFAQGDGEVALTALEASLRATLRFEVIPRAEALAEFGEVAGPLVRTAEYLVPTGLHPDLNEAMRACVRAALTLVEARWGLQEHLAYAYLSAATDFDISQVVDMVCGVHARIRESDFAAIDAARGRRPWTVDPAGTGPFAADLTVAAGTTGRARAADRG is encoded by the coding sequence ATGACGTCGGCATTCGCGGTGCTGCAGCCGGGCGCCGGCGCACTGCCGGGCGACCACTACCTGCCCGCGTCGCCGGAGACGGTGCTGTGGGGACGGCTGCCGTGCGCAGCGGATGCCGCGGTGCTGACCATCCGCTCCGGTGAGACCGTGACGATCGACACCGTGAGTCACGAGGGCATCCTCGAGGACCACGGCAAAGATCCGCTGGGGTACTTCACGGGTCAGGGCGTCGCGCCGGACGCCATCCTGGAGGATGCGATCGCCATCGCCGGCGGCCTGTCCCGCGATCGGGCCGCCGACGGGCCGCACGTCGTCACCGGGCCGATCCGCATCGAGGGGGCCGAGCCCGGCGACCTGCTGCGGATCGTCGTGGTCGACCTGCAGCCGCGCGTGCCGTACGGCGTGATCTCCAACCGTCACGGCAGAGGTGCGCTCGTCGGCGAGCTGCCGCGCGGCGACTCCCACGTCAGCGTGTTCACGCCCGTCGAGGAGCGCGACGGGCGGCTGGTCGGGCTCCTGCCCGCCGTCGACGGCGGAGAGCGCACCGTGGCCTTCCCCCTCGCGCCGTTCCTCGGCACGATGGGCGTCGCCGTCGCCGGTGCCGAGCGGCCGCACTCGGTGCCGCCCGGATCGCACGGCGGCAACATCGACATCAACCTGCTCGTCGAGGGCACCTCGCTCTACCTGCCGGTGCAGGTCGCCGGCGCCCTCGCGTACGTGGGCGACCCGCACTTCGCCCAGGGCGACGGCGAGGTCGCGCTCACCGCCCTCGAGGCATCGCTGCGCGCGACGCTGCGGTTCGAGGTCATCCCGCGCGCCGAAGCGCTCGCCGAATTCGGCGAGGTGGCGGGGCCGCTGGTGCGGACCGCGGAGTACCTCGTGCCGACGGGACTGCACCCCGACCTGAACGAGGCGATGCGGGCCTGCGTGCGTGCGGCACTGACGCTGGTCGAGGCCCGCTGGGGGCTGCAGGAGCACCTCGCCTACGCCTACCTCAGCGCCGCCACCGACTTCGACATCTCGCAGGTGGTCGACATGGTGTGCGGCGTGCACGCCCGCATCCGGGAGTCCGACTTCGCGGCGATCGACGCGGCCCGCGGGCGCCGGCCGTGGACAGTCGATCCGGCGGGGACGGGACCCTTCGCCGCCGACCTGACTGTCGCCGCCGGAACCACCGGTCGCGCACGAGCGGCCGACCGTGGGTGA